GGCCAGGAATGCGCATCCTTAGGCCCTTAAGGTCCGCCAGGGTCTTGATCTCCTTGCGGAACCATCCTCCCATCTGGGCCCCGGTGTTTCCTCCAGGGAACTGGATCACCCCGAAATCGGCATAGACCGCGCGCAGGAGCTCCAAACCGCCACCATACCGCATCCAGGCGTTGTGCTGCCGGTAGGTCATGCCAAAGGGCACGCCCCCGTCAAAGGCCAGGGTGGGGTTCTTTCCCACATAGAAAGGGCCATAGGTGTGGCCCGCCTCCACCGTGCCCTGCTGGACTGCATCCAGCACCTGGCCCCCGGGCACAATCTCCCCCGCCTGGTAAACCCGGATCTGGAAACGGTCGCCGGTGAGTTCTGCCACCCGCTTGGCCAAATCCTCGGCACCGCCATAGAGGGTATCCAGGCTCCTGGGGTAGCTGGAAACAAGCCGCCAGCGCACCTGCGGGGTGGCTTGGGCAAAAGCCGAGTAGAAAAAGCTTGCCGCCAAACCCACCCCCACTCCTTTGAGAAACCGCCTCCGCCTCATACCTTCCCCCTTTTCGCGTATAAGTATACACCAGCCCGCCCCAGGCTATTCAGGCCGTCCGAAGAGCCGTTACCCTTCTTCCCGGGCCAACAGCCGGTCCACCTGAGCCAACAGGGTCTGGGTTTCAAAGGGCTTGCCCAGGAAGGCTTGCGCCCCCGCCTCGAGGGCCTCCCGCCGGCTTTTCTCGGAAACGCTGGCGGAAAGGGCCAGAATGGGCGTGGAAAGACCCAAGGCCCGCATCCTCTGGATCACCTCGAGGCCCGATACCCCGGGCATCACCAGATCGCACACCACGAGATCGTAGGGTTCGGAAAGCTTCTCCAAGGCCGCCTGGCCGGAAGAGGCCCAGTCCACCTGGTGCCCAGCCCGCTCCAGAATGCGGCGCACCATATGGGCCACCAAGGGTTCGTCCTCAACCAGAAGGATGCGGGCCATATAGGGGTAGGATAACCCTAAAGAGGCTTCCTTTTCCCTCCTCGCTTTCCACCTCAATCCGGCCCCCATGGGCCTCCACGATGTGCTTGGAAATGAAAAGGCCAAGCCCCGTGCCCGAAACCCCCCGGGTCTGGGCGTTCTTGGCCCGGGCGTAGCGCTGGAAGAGCTTGGAAAGCTCCTCCTCGGGAATGCCGGGGCCCGTGTCCTCCACTTCCAGGACCACCTTGTCCCCTTCCTGCCGGGCCCGAAGGTAGACCCGCCCGCCCGGCGGGGTGAACTTGAAGGCGTTGGAAAGGAGGTTTCCCACCACCTGAACCACCCGGTCGGGGTCCGCCTCCAAAAGGGGAAGCTCCTCCAAAGCCACCTGGAACTCCACCCCGGAAAGCCGGGCCACGCCCTGGAAGCTCCTGGCTAAGTCCTGAAGAAGGGGCCTCAGGTTCACGGGTCTTCGGCTCACCTCAAAGCGGCCGGCCTCGAGGCGGCTCGTATCCAGAAGGTTATCCACCATGGTCTTGAGCCGGAAGGCGCTTTCCAGGATGAGGTCCGCTGATTCCTGGGCTGAGGGGGAAAGCCCCTCCTCCCGAAGAAGCTCGGCTAGGCCCATGATCACCGCCAAAGGGGTGCGGAGCTCGTGGCTTACGGCGGCGATGAACTCCCCCTTAAGCCGCTCGGCCTCCAGCCTGGGGCGCAGGTCGTGCAGGTCCACCACCACCCCCTGCACCCGGGGGTCAGCCAGAAGGTTCCGCCCCCAGGCCTCCACGGGAATCGGGGTGCCGTCCGCGTGAAGGACCCGGAACTCCCCGGTGCGCACCTCCCCTGGGTGGCGCAAAAGCTCGCGGAATAGGGCCTCCGCTATCCCCCGGTCCTCGGGGTGGACGAAGTCCAAGGCCCTCAAGGGAGCCTTCTTGTACCCCTCGGGGTCATAGCCCAGCACCGGGCGCACGCTGGCGCTCACATAACGGATAAGCCCTTCCCCATCCAGCACGTAAACCACGTCCTGGGAGTGCTCCAAAAGAGCCTTAAGGCGCTCCTCCTCGGCCTCCACCAGTTCCAAAAAGCGGGCCTTTTCCAACACCAAAGCCAGCAGGGTCCCCACTTGAACCAGGCGGGAGAGAAGTCTATCAGGAAAGCGCCTCTCCTGCCGAAAGCCCAGCAGAAGCCCACCCCGGAATCCTCCCGCCCGGAAGGGAACCACCAAGGCGCTCTTAAGGCCCAGCATCTGCGCCACCCCGCAATCCTGGGCCTCCAGGACCTCCGCCCCCAGCGGCTCTCCCTCCATCAGGGCTTTCTCCAGAAGGTTGGGCCGGGGAAGGGGTCCGGGAAGGGTGCAAGTGCTGTAAAGCACCCTTTGGCTACCCCCCTCCTCCGCCAAGAGCAACCCCTCATCCGCGCTGAAGAGGACTTGCAGGCGCTTGACGATGGCCTCGGTCAAGGGAGCAAGCCCCGGCTGGCGCAAGGCTTCCTTGGCCAGGTCCACCAAGGTCTGGGTGAAGGCCACCTGCTCCCTCAGGGCCCGCTCCATGCGGGTGCGCTCGGTGATGTCGTGGAGAACCAAGACCCGCATCTCCCCCACCTGCTTTCCGCGGACGCTATACGCGGCCCCTCCCAGACTGAACTCCAGCCTCCCTCCTTCCAAGGCGGGCTCCAGGGCCGCGGGAAGGTCCTCGAGGGACACCGTGGACCCCACGGAAAGCGCCTGGCGGGCCTTCCCGTTGGCAAAACCCTCGGAACCGAAAAGCACCACCACCCCGTCGGGAAGCTCCTCCAGCACCTGGAAAAGCCGCCCCCGCTCCGCAGCTAAGGCCAGGGAAAGCTCCTTCTTTTCCCGGTAAAGCTGGGCATTCCTGAGGGCTACCCCCGCCACGCCCGTGAGGAGCTCCACGTAGCGCACCTCCGCCTCACCCACCCCTGGCCCCCCAGGCCCGTGGTCCACGGCCACTGCCCCCAAGGCCTCTTCCTCAGCCAGAATAGGAACAAAGGCGACACTTGGACCCATCTCCTGGGCCACGTGCGGGGGCAGGCTTTCCCTTCCCAGAACCAGGGTCCTCCGTTCCCGCACCACCTTGGCCAGGGGATCTGGGGAAGAAGCCAAAGGCAGGCGGATGCGGCTGATGCCCTCCGTCCAGTAAAGGTCTTTTCCCCGCACGGTGAGGTAGCCCTCCAGGTAATCCTTGCCCTCCTCCCCCTTCACCAGGGCCACGGTCACCCGGAAGAAGCCGAAGCGCTCCGAAAGGGCCTGGGCCAGGGTTTCCAGCACGGCAGCGGGTTCCAGGGCCTTGACCACCTCCCGGGCCAAGGCGCTCACGTGGGAAAGGGCCTCCGCGTGGCGGGAAAGCCCGGCCAAAGCCCGGTTTCGCTCCGACAGGAGTTCGCCGTTTTTCAAAGCCAGGGCCGTGAGCTGGGCGAGAAGGGGCAGAAGAGGCCTCAGGGCCTGGGGAACTCCCTCCAGGCTCAACACCCCCTTGGGCGAAAAGTAAGCGCAGCTAGGACAGACCAGGAAGCGGGTCTCCCGGGTGGCCCGGGGGCGGACCGTGCAGCGGGCCTCGGGATCGGCCCAGCAGTACGAGGCCTCCTCCCCCACCACCGGCAAAAGCCATTCCTCTCCCCGCTGCACGGGACCTTCGGCGAAAAAGGCCTCCTGCACATGCCCTTTTGCATATAGGGGAAGGGCGATGGCGGAAACCGTGTAGTGGCGGCCCCGGCCCGAGGCTACCTCCCCCACCAGCTCCCGGGTTTCCCGGTGGTAGAGGAAGAGGGCTGCCCGCTCCACTCCCTCCTCCGTGGCCACCTCGAGGAGGTTCCGGAGTATTTGCACAGGCTCTAGATCTCTTAATA
The genomic region above belongs to Thermus antranikianii DSM 12462 and contains:
- a CDS encoding ATP-binding protein, whose amino-acid sequence is MRTSGQLEILGRFQRALLRDLEPVQILRNLLEVATEEGVERAALFLYHRETRELVGEVASGRGRHYTVSAIALPLYAKGHVQEAFFAEGPVQRGEEWLLPVVGEEASYCWADPEARCTVRPRATRETRFLVCPSCAYFSPKGVLSLEGVPQALRPLLPLLAQLTALALKNGELLSERNRALAGLSRHAEALSHVSALAREVVKALEPAAVLETLAQALSERFGFFRVTVALVKGEEGKDYLEGYLTVRGKDLYWTEGISRIRLPLASSPDPLAKVVRERRTLVLGRESLPPHVAQEMGPSVAFVPILAEEEALGAVAVDHGPGGPGVGEAEVRYVELLTGVAGVALRNAQLYREKKELSLALAAERGRLFQVLEELPDGVVVLFGSEGFANGKARQALSVGSTVSLEDLPAALEPALEGGRLEFSLGGAAYSVRGKQVGEMRVLVLHDITERTRMERALREQVAFTQTLVDLAKEALRQPGLAPLTEAIVKRLQVLFSADEGLLLAEEGGSQRVLYSTCTLPGPLPRPNLLEKALMEGEPLGAEVLEAQDCGVAQMLGLKSALVVPFRAGGFRGGLLLGFRQERRFPDRLLSRLVQVGTLLALVLEKARFLELVEAEEERLKALLEHSQDVVYVLDGEGLIRYVSASVRPVLGYDPEGYKKAPLRALDFVHPEDRGIAEALFRELLRHPGEVRTGEFRVLHADGTPIPVEAWGRNLLADPRVQGVVVDLHDLRPRLEAERLKGEFIAAVSHELRTPLAVIMGLAELLREEGLSPSAQESADLILESAFRLKTMVDNLLDTSRLEAGRFEVSRRPVNLRPLLQDLARSFQGVARLSGVEFQVALEELPLLEADPDRVVQVVGNLLSNAFKFTPPGGRVYLRARQEGDKVVLEVEDTGPGIPEEELSKLFQRYARAKNAQTRGVSGTGLGLFISKHIVEAHGGRIEVESEEGKGSLFRVILPLYGPHPSG
- a CDS encoding response regulator transcription factor, which translates into the protein MARILLVEDEPLVAHMVRRILERAGHQVDWASSGQAALEKLSEPYDLVVCDLVMPGVSGLEVIQRMRALGLSTPILALSASVSEKSRREALEAGAQAFLGKPFETQTLLAQVDRLLAREEG